A stretch of the Vigna radiata var. radiata cultivar VC1973A chromosome 7, Vradiata_ver6, whole genome shotgun sequence genome encodes the following:
- the LOC111242018 gene encoding uncharacterized protein LOC111242018 codes for MVNTRMEARCDGLEKIVQEEEHANNRRFLWLEEMIPGLTGVVERLASSYKHQEAQDFVAMNAHKDNRSNAGGSSFGISAKWRKLDIPVFTGDEVYGCTNRLERYFRLREVSEEERMQALMLALEGKALNWFQWWETCNPNPTWEACKDAMVRRFQPTMLQSPFEILIGLCQTGQVGEYIEQFEQYARFMKGMQQDYLVDIFLNGLKEDIKAEVKLYEPHNLAELMMKAQMVEEKVRVTTKGDSLTVQLQSNTYRQLLLTHSYSKEGGNSVGFTNSDRGSGESSGCVNTINSSPAGTQQGGTHLENCPKKNCKIR; via the coding sequence ATGGTCAACACAAGAATGGAGGCAAGATGCGATGGCTTGGAGAAGATCGTCCAAGAAGAAGAACACGCAAATAACCGTCGCTTCCTATGGTTGGAAGAGATGATTCCAGGACTGACAGGGGTGGTTGAACGCCTGGCATCCTCTTATAAGCATCAAGAGGCTCAAGATTTTGTTGCCATGAATGCCCATAAGGACAATAGGAGTAATGCAGGAGGAAGTTCTTTTGGGATTTCTGCCAAATGGAGGAAGTTGGACATTCCTGTGTTTACAGGGGACGAAGTTTATGGGTGTACCAATAGGTTAGAGCGATATTTCCGTTTGAGAGAGGTTAGTGAGGAGGAGCGAATGCAGGCTCTTATGTTGGCATTGGAGGGGAAAGCTTTAAATTGGTTTCAATGGTGGGAAACCTGCAATCCGAATCCCACATGGGAAGCCTGCAAAGACGCGATGGTTAGAAGATTTCAGCCAACAATGCTGCAAAGCCcgtttgaaattttgattggCCTATGCCAAACGGGACAAGTAGGGGAATATATTGAGCAATTTGAACAATATGCAAGGTTCATGAAAGGAATGCAACAAGATTACTTGGTGGACATATTCTTGAATGGGCTAAAGGAAGACATAAAGGCGGAGGTTAAACTTTATGAACCCCATAATCTTGCTGAGTTAATGATGAAGGCTCAAATGGTGGAGGAAAAGGTTAGAGTCACCACCAAGGGGGACTCTCTCACTGTGCAACTTCAAAGTAACACCTATAGACAATTGCTACTTACTCACAGTTACTCAAAGGAAGGGGGAAATTCAGTGGGTTTTACCAACTCCGATAGAGGAAGTGGAGAGAGCAGTGGCTGTGTGAACACCATCAATAGTTCTCCTGCTGGGACTCAACAAGGAGGGACACATTTAGAAAATTGTCCCAAGAAGAATTGcaagataagataa